Within Wyeomyia smithii strain HCP4-BCI-WySm-NY-G18 chromosome 2, ASM2978416v1, whole genome shotgun sequence, the genomic segment ggtcaaaaacaatattttttctggattccttggttttttttcttcaaaactcaCCTGTCACTGTTATTCGAGTGTctcacgtctataaattataaaataaaataattacgaagtttagaacttttttcgaaaaaatgttatatctcgagattggctcatattacctcgggatgatagttgtttcttatgtgaaattttcctaggaacacgatgaaattattaaattcaaaataaaaatggctgcatttggcaaaaaatgtaaatttagttttcaaatacaaaaataatttacctggcaacacttccggtcaaaacttatgtttttcctggattccttggtttatttccttcaaaaaCCTTCTATCAgtgtttttcggacatcttacatctatgaattgtaagaaaaagaaaaaagagattttcaaCATAATATGCGTGacattgcaataaacaggggggtcccacagtaTTCCATTATATATATcgtacgctagcctggggggctaatgcggtcccgatcaactagattagttgagagaattcgttatcgatattgtttttttggcacattttgcatgttgtaggataagtacaacgatacaccgtgccccagtgccccagtgctgagtcgagaaaatttccagctcgaaaagatcctcgacctgatcgggaatcgaacccgatatcacaaccgtgtgagagagctagccgaccgacatcgttaACCACAGACCCACGGGGACCACTACcacggggggtattccaatcgacaccaaatttggggttttgccaaagtgacagtagatgaataatgaataacacttcgtaccctagcgactgcgagtacaaggatgtaccggaataccacaaaactgactttgGACAAGTCGAACGTAGACTACGCATGATAAATTGGTGTAgcataatttgtaaagaaggaaatgtcaacgaagaagtaccaaaattttatgaaataattaatcaaattatatcagaaaatctATCTCTATCTATACctttaaaaatgcagtccggtctgtctgtctgtctgtctgtctgtctgtctgtctgtctgtctgtctgtctgtctgtctgtctgtctgtctgtctgtctgtctgtctgtctgtctgtctgtctgtctgtctgtctgtctgtctgtctgtctgtctgtctgtctgtctgtctgtctgtctgtctgtctgtctgtctgtctgtctgtctgtctgtctgtctgtctgtctgtctgtctgtctgtctgtctgtctgtctgtctgtctgtctgtctgtctgtctgtctgtctgtctgtctgcctgtctgtctgtctgtctgtctgtctgtctgtctgtctgtctgtctgtctgtctgtctgtctgtctgtctgtctgtctgtctgtctgtctgtctgtctgtctgtctgtctgtctgtctgtctgtctgtctatctgtctgtctgtctgtctgtctgtctgtctgtctgtctgtctgtctgtctgtctgtctgtctgtctgtctgtctgtctgtctgtctgtctgtctgtctgtctgtctgtctgtctgtctgtctgtctgtctgtctgtctgtctgtctgtctgtctgtctgtctgtctgtctgtctgtctgtctgtctgtatgtctgtctgtctgtctgtctgtctgtctgtctgtctgtctgtctgtctgtctgtctgtctgtctgtctgtctgtctgtctgtctgtctgtctgtctgtctgtctgtctgtctgtctgtctgtctgtctgtctgtctgtctgtctgtctgtctgtctgtctgtctgtctgtctgtctgtctgtctgtctgtctgtctgtctgtctgtctgtctgtctgtctgtctgtctgtctgtctgtctgtctgtctgtctgtctgtctgtctgtctgtctgtctgtctgtctgtctgtctgtctgtctgtctgtctgtctgtctgtctgtctgtctgtctgtctgtctgtctgtctgtctgtctgtctgtctgtctgtctgtctgtctgtctgtctgtctgtctgtctgtctgtctgtctgtctgtctgtctgtctgtctgtctgtctgtctgtctgtctgtctgtctgtctgtctgtctgtctgtctgtctgtctgtctgtctgtctgtctgtctgtctgatccatataggctcggaaactactgaaccgatcgacgtgaaaatttgtttgcatGGGTTTTAGGGgtcgagaaaggttcctatgatggtttgaggcccctccttcttctggaaaggagggcccccatacaaatgaaacacaaatttctgcacatctcaaaaactaaccaagcaaatggaaccaaatttggcatgtgggtgtttttaggagtaagaaatatgcccatattggttcgacacccctccctcttctggaagggaggggttccatacaaatgaaacacaaatttctgcacatctcgagaactaaccaagttaatagaaccaaatttggtgggTGGATGTTTGTGGGAGTaataaatatatccataacGGTTTTacaacagatcgcgaccgcgaatatctCTCGTATTTTCAtggattttcgaattctttatttgtcaatcaaatatctggattcgaaattcagaatgcacttaaaaatttagacgctacgaaatgtccctgacctgacagaatagctccattTTTTCTCGAAAACTTGGCAttagaactatctacacctttaCTACACCACTTTAATATgtctctgaagaatggaattttcccagaactctgaaaaacttcatatttagtgcaaattttcaaatctcTAAAAATTTCATTCTTCAGAAACATATTTAAGAGGTGTAGtaaaggtgtagatagttctaatgccaagtttttgagaaaaattggagctattatGTCAAAGCGTACTCTGTTACCTTGAAGTTTCGAGATCCCcttttttaaagtaaaaatgTACAAAAACAACTAGGTAGAATATGTCTAGGCATAGCATTTAGTAAATGTGTAtgttcatttgaaaatattgaaaaattaacaatttGAGATCCAGCAccaaaaaatttgatttaaaaaaaataaattgatagtAACCAACGGTAATTTCAAATCTCAAGAAAGACAACTTTTTAGTTAAACAATTGAGTTGCCCGAAACCACCTTAAACTGTTTTGAACATTGCAAAATTATTAGAGAAAAGTTCTTTCTAACAAAAAATCTTCCTTATCtaacaatatttatttatttaattttatagcGATCATGCTGCCCCATGGTATCAAAGCGTCACAATTATTCCATTAAATgtactttgttgaacaaacattgaaaattagcaTTGATTCATTCACTACATTTAGCACTCTTCGATATATTCGCTTTATTCTatctaaaaaaaatgagtttgaaaGCAtccttttttccgtttttttgtaAGATCAATATCTATAAAATTTTGGTTACATAAtgtatttttcaacaaaaaagctTTCTTAAACTTAACCTTTACgtttttttcaagactttttaccaacaaaattgtttttcaaaagCTAGAGGATCTTCAACATTTTGATCAAAGTACGAAATAGTGGAAATGTTGAAACAGGTCAAAAAACATTTTACCTTagctttgaaaattttttcaaacaagttTATTAACATAATCAGTTTTTCAAACCGGTTTAGATTCTTTACAGAATTAAAAACAAGGAAATACAAAGTTCGAAAAAAGAAACTCAGTTTTACAGTACTAGTTACTACAAGCGTACAATCGAACGGGTCATACAATGTATTGATTTTCTTTTTTCCTATATTAGGTAGTAGCACCGCATCACTGAAAGAAAAGTATCATGCTAGTTATTGGAATCTGTAATTGATTCTATCGGATCATTGTTCCTGTGGATACTGGTTTTCAAGCTTATTTGAACAACTTGAAAATAGCGTAACAACAGCGCCATGTTAAATGGTAGTCACAATTTAGCTTTTTATTTGCCGTGAAACGTAGCCTTCACTTAAAGTATGGTTCGATAGTCTATTTCCGTTGGTGAAAACGAAGAAGAACTCAAAGACAAAGCGTCTCTGTTTTACGTTGATGTATTGGTTGTGTTGAAATAATTACCCTAAATTTGGTATAATGATACTTGAGTAGCTTATGTTAAAAATCAAATGTTATAAAATTACCTTGGAATAGACTCTAATAAaattagatatatttttttgattgttctgcaTAAAATTACTGAATACATATGAAACCAAACATGTATTATATAATCAACAAATATACAATTTTTAATACCCTCACATTTGTGCAATTCGCAGCCATTCATTTCATCATATATTTTTAATACGGATCACCCAAAAATATGTGTCAACATCACTATTACAATGGATCCCATTCTAAAAGAACtgataatataatataaaagcAGCCCTGAGGCATTCCTCTACCATCAGTTGGTTCTCATCGGTTAATGTGCTGAATTGCTGTAAGATGAAATTGTTTCTAACTGTTGTTGGAACTCTATGCCTCGTTGGCATCATCCAGGCACAAAGTACTCCTACTATTGCGCAGTCACAAAGTACTGTTTCGCTCAATGTAGCCGGAAATCTTTCCCTTGCCTTGACGGCCATTAATCAAACGATTAACTTAATCAATACTACAATAAATACCACTGATACAGTAACTCTAGCTGCAGTAACTAGATGGAGGAATTATACGATAGGAAATCTTACTGCTCTGGTTAACCGATTCCAAAACTATACAGGTAACCTCGGTAATGCAGCAACTTCGCTAAACAATTCGATTTCTAGCCTTACTAGTGCTTCGAACGCTGCGCAGGCGCTATTGTTGGGTACAGACACTTACACTTTGCCGAACCTGTTCAATACCGTATGGCAACTAGCAAACACTACAGGAAATACAGTACTCCAGGCAGCTTATAATTTAAGCAGTTATGCTACCTGTGCCAACAACGTGTCGCTGGTTTGCCTTCGCAAATACGGCGCCAACCTAACTGCTGCCCCAATTCTACTCACTCGATTTAATGACTGTCTTACGCCGGAGATAACCAAAATCGCGAACGTGGGAGCGAACATCACGGTTCAAGTCAACAATGACATGATTGTATCTCAGAGTTTCTACAGCCTGATGCAACTCTGCAACATACCCACGGCTGCCGCGATGAATTCCACCAATCCCCAAACGACGCCATCGGTGAACTGTATCAATACGGTAATTCAACAGAGTCTACTTAATTATTTAACAattttaatcatatttttttcaacagTTTTTGTCTCAAATTTCCAATCAACAATCAATAGGCTCGTTGAACTATGGACTCTCCAGTCTTATGTGGTCCCCCATACAGTCGATATCTTTCCGAGTCAACCGATGCATACAGATGGTACAGGGCGACATCCAGGATACGGTGACCCGCGTGAATGCCGCCTTCAGTAGCTGCCTCGTGACGGGCAAATAGACACCCGAAAACAGTAGCAACAACGTTAATTTATCATATCAGAGCACATTACCAACATCACTTAGACTAAATAAAGCAGACAATAGTTAGTAGATATGCATCCAAACTTATACGTTTTTTCTGTAAATTGAAGAATTCCCCTGGTTGTTGATTCCGCAAAAAGATATTGTTTTGGGTAGTTTGACTGACAAGCCAGTCCTTAGGCGTGCTCATAATGTGATACCTCTAAGTGCTCGTGATTATTAATAAATAGTGTACAAAAGTGTTGAGGTCATCATGAGCAGCATGCGGACCTGTCCTGTgcttattttattattcaaccAAACCCCACCAAGTGACACCTCCAACGACTTGGTATATATCATATCTACTGTCTAGGActtaaaaaattatgaaaaaaaatcgttcgttTTTGTCACGGTTTGCACTGAAATTTCTAACTAGATTTCAACGAAGAACGATTTCCGAAACTATATTCTCAGCCGGTAATAAATAAAACGCAGTCTCCGGTCATAAGCGAATATAATTTACCTAAAATATGTATCatgatgacaaataataatactGTTAGATTCAGCTTAATATAGGTTAACTTTTAGATCTTTTTCATTACTCACGTTTTGTCTTCTTTATATAAGTTCTACGTGAATATTTGCCTCGAAGATTACTTTATAATAAGTGACTGTAAACCTATGGTAATGCAACTCATGAACGTTGAAGTAGAAAAGTAGAAAGCTGGATCAATACGATGTTTCCTAGTTTTTACAATTGTTATTAGAGATTAGAACTTTCAGTTTTTATTTAGGTTTTAGCTTACTTGTTTAATCAACCTTTAATTCGAAACAATTCTCCTTAAACCTTCACTTAGCGTTAGAtggtaataattttaataatattttaataagaactcaataattttaagtaaaccTGTAGATCGTAGCAAAATCAACTTAGCGTTGCTATTTGTGCTGATTCATTACACCTTTGACAAATATGTCATTCTACTGTCCGGTCGGTCAAGCAGCATACTGTCATACGTCGTTCTGCTGTCATGTCGGTACAGCAGCATTCTATAACCTATGTTCTTTATAGGAGGTGCGCACAGGCCGTCGTGGCCAACACTCCCCCGGGGTACGCCAGCCGTAGTGACTGGCTTACTTACCGTCGCACCGAACGTCTAACACGGCGAGCTTTGAGGCTGGACGGTCGTAAACTCCATTCTTCGTCCTCACGGTTGCGGAGCGGACCTGGCCATTCTTGCTGACCTTGGTGTTGATGACCTTTCCTATCGGCCAACAGTTACGAGGCATGCTACGGTCGGTGATGACCACTATGTCGCCAACGGTGATTGGTTTGGCGTGATGGAACCACTTGGTGCGGCGGGTCATCTCTGGCAGGTAGTCTGATAACCAACGTTTCCAGAACTGATTTGCTAGGATCTGTGACGTGTGCCAATTCTGTCGTAAGACCATGGCGCTATCGTCAAGAGTGCTGAGTGGTTTTAAGCCGTTTGATGAACCAAGCAGGAAGTGATTTGGGGTCAATGCTGGGGCCGAATCATCGTCAATCGGCACGTGCGTCAGCGGTCGAGAGTTTACCGTATTCTCCACTTCGGTCAGTAGGTTACGAAGAACTTCATCTGTCGGCCTCCGCGAGGAGCAGACAGTCATCAGGTTATTCTTGACGGTCCGAATCAACCTCTCCCAGCTGCCGCCCATGTTCGGAGATAATGGTGGGTTGAATACCCATTCGACGCCATTTGTGGCGAACTCCGTCATTAGTTCACATTGATCGACTGCTTTGATGGCTTGCTTTAGCTCCCGATTGGCACTCACAAAGTTTGTACCACGGTCACTATATATTTTCTGTGAAATTCCACGCCGTGCGATAAGGTTTCGGATGGCCATGACACACGAGCTAGTAGTGAGTGAATGCACGACCTCGATGTGAACGGCCCGAACCGTTAAGCAAGTGACCAACATTCCCCACCGCTTTTCCACTCTCCTTCCGACGACGACTTCAATCGGCCCGAAATAATCCACTCCCACGTGCGTGAACGGTCGTGAGAAAGCAGCGAGGCGGGCTAAAGGAAGGTCGGCCGTAAACGGTGGCTTAGGTGTGGCATGATGGATCTTGCATTGCTGACATTCCCTTCGCACTTGATTAAAACAGGCGCGTATTTGGGGGATACGGAATTTTCGCCTGATCTCGTTGATTACAGTCTCGTGGTTCTGGTGGTGGTACTTGGAGTGGTAGTGTGCTACAATCAGAGTGGTGATGTGGTGTTTCCGGTTCAATATAATCGGTTGCTTGGCGTCTTCAGTGGCGTAATGACAAGCGGCGATGCGAGTTCTCATGCGCATGATCCCGTGTTCGTCCAGTTTTGGAGTTAACTGGTATAGCGAGCTGGTTTTAGGAATTCTGTTAGTAACAGACTCAGTCTGTGACAATTTCTGGAGAGCAGCAACTTCGTCGGGGTACGATTCCCGCTGCGCAAGTCGTATCAGCGCCCGCTCAGCGACCAGAAGGTCGTTTGCTGTTAGTGGTCCcgtgaaaatcgattttttggcgCGCTTCCGAAGATAGTTATACGCGAGACGATAAACGAGCGCTACAATTCTGATCAGCTTTTTCCAGTTAGAGTAGTCAATGACTCTGATGACAGGTTTCGATGGTACGTGATCCGCCATTAGTGAAGGACGGAGTTCGTTTTCTGTCGAGCCCTTCAGAGTTAGAGACGGTGGCCAATTTTCTTCAGTGTGCCAGAGGAAGTTTGCTCCTTTAAACCATCTGTGATCGGAAGGCATGTCTGGTAAGCTGTTCCACTTGGTTCCGTCGTCAGCGCAGTGCAGTTTGCTTGGAGCCCATCGCCATTCATGTGCTTCCGCAATCTCCAGAATCTCGCTAATTCGGTGGCCGACGTATCGGGTGTATCGTCGATGATCCGAGTTGATCCAACATAGAACGTCTCTGGAATCTGACCAATACAGTTTGCTGGATATCCGAAATGACAGAGCTTCTTCAACGGTGCGAGCCAAACGAGCGCCAAGGACAGCAGCTGCCAGTTCCATTCTTGGAATCGATGTAAGCTTTAGTGGTGCGACTCTTGTTTTGGCGGCAACGATGGAACAGCTAATGGCTCCGGACTTGATGAAACGCAGGTAGCAGACGGCGGCCATGCCGTTCTCGCTGGCATCCACCATCGTATGGAGTTGGATTTCATCGGCCTCCGTCGGAGTGTATTTGGAGTTATAACACCGAGGAATTCGAACGTTT encodes:
- the LOC129725294 gene encoding uncharacterized protein LOC129725294, which produces MKLFLTVVGTLCLVGIIQAQSTPTIAQSQSTVSLNVAGNLSLALTAINQTINLINTTINTTDTVTLAAVTRWRNYTIGNLTALVNRFQNYTGNLGNAATSLNNSISSLTSASNAAQALLLGTDTYTLPNLFNTVWQLANTTGNTVLQAAYNLSSYATCANNVSLVCLRKYGANLTAAPILLTRFNDCLTPEITKIANVGANITVQVNNDMIVSQSFYSLMQLCNIPTAAAMNSTNPQTTPSVNCINTFLSQISNQQSIGSLNYGLSSLMWSPIQSISFRVNRCIQMVQGDIQDTVTRVNAAFSSCLVTGK